In Plasmodium gaboni strain SY75 chromosome 11, whole genome shotgun sequence, the following proteins share a genomic window:
- a CDS encoding ethanolamine kinase — MEYQLREIDESEKEITQERKKNSATRKNFDNISNTNSQITEMTNEQGVIPLREKDLTINVGDNKNLKVEEFMTNFISNVFENKNALFLYCKYVLLFYGKELLNENNVESLNFQIIKGGITNILVKVEDDIHQKKYLIRLYGPKTSEIINREREKLISNILCDKNISKKIYVFFPNGRIEEFKDGYALSKEEIKNKDFQKEIAENLRILHDIQLDDNIYKQLQELQNIEGNRSSFLWSTIWKYFNTLKEERQKMYLCNPKAYILKLIDFDMLKSTITEIQDLCCKKNSPVVLCHCDLLSSNIIKTEESSISFIDFEYSCPMERAYDIANHFNEYAGFNCEWDLTPDRSEEYNFIKHYLKTDDEQLINQLIDEIQPFYVCSHIVWGLWALLQGLRSVIDFDFINYGMTRLTAAFSVKFRSKLEKN; from the coding sequence ATGGAATATCAACTAAGAGAAATTGATGAATCAGAAAAGGAAATAACTcaagaaagaaaaaaaaatagtgCTACTAGAAAAAATTTCgataatatatcaaatacGAATTCTCAAATTACAGAAATGACAAACGAACAAGGTGTGATACCATTAAGAGAAAAAGATTTAACAATAAATGTAGGggataataaaaatttaaaagtAGAAGAATTTATGACTAATTTTATAAGTAATGTATTTGAAAATAAGAATGcattgtttttatattgtaaatatgttttattattttatggAAAAGAActattaaatgaaaataatgtaGAATCTTTAAATTTTCAAATTATTAAAGGAGGgataacaaatatattgGTTAAGGTAGAAGATGATATTCATcagaaaaaatatttgattAGATTATATGGTCCTAAAACTAGCGAAATTATAAATAGAGAAAGAGAAAAATTGATATCgaatatattatgtgataaaaatatttcgAAAAAGATTTATGTTTTCTTTCCAAATGGTAGAATTGAAGAATTTAAAGATGGTTATGCATTATCAAAagaagaaattaaaaataaagatttTCAAAAAGAAATTGCTGAAAATTTAAGAATTTTGCATGATATTCAATTAGATgacaatatatataaacaattaCAAGAATTACAAAATATAGAAGGAAATCGATCATCCTTTTTATGGAGTACAATATggaaatattttaatacattAAAAGAAGAAAGACAAAAAATGTATCTATGTAATCCTAAAGcttatattttaaaattaattgaTTTTGATATGTTAAAATCAACCATCACAGAAATTCAAGATTTATGCTGTAAGAAAAATTCACCAGTAGTTCTTTGTCATTGTGATTTGTTATCatcaaatattattaaaacaGAAGAATCATCCATATCCTTTATAGATTTTGAATACTCATGTCCAATGGAAAGAGCATATGATATTGCTAACCATTTTAATGAATATGCTGGATTTAACTGCGAATGGGATTTAACACCTGACAGATCTGAAGAATACAATTTTATCAAACACTATTTAAAAACAGATGATGAACAACTTATCAATCAACTTATAGACGAAATACAACCTTTCTATGTATGCTCACATATCGTTTGGGGGTTATGGGCATTGTTGCAAGGTCTACGTTCAGTGATTGATTTtgattttattaattatgGTATGACCAGATTGACTGCAGCTTTTTCGGTAAAATTTAGGAGCAAATTGGAAAAAAATTGA
- a CDS encoding pyruvate dehydrogenase E1 component subunit alpha: protein MLLVICFVFFWFIPYYCFNYILCVGNKNDMFFVKNKNIIYPYNDINRIRRNKGGNLKRKMVAENIQLRYMKSDINNNNVHKNNNIDHSNKYDYNLYLSCSNKKREKDVIKTLCAIKQDNVVIKNINEKEKERDIKKNDTDKIKSTNTNEHKNEDTNFVFSYDKKLNNYSEFNIYMENNNIEEYISDVNISTEEICNLYEDMYLGRLFENLVAKLYYNKRVNGFVHLYNGQEAVSTGIIKNLKNSDFVTSTYRDHVHALSKGVHANKILNELYGNYYGSTNKGKGGSMHIYSKENNFIGGFGFIGEQIPIAVGLAYSILYKNEFQYNLKNASFTSNTNTNTNNHIQDNINLIHMNNSQNIDVVVCFLGDGTTNIGQFFESLNLASSYNLPIIFVIENNNWAIGMESSRSSSDDLMNNYSKGKAFNIDTFKVDGNDVLSIYKLAKKKIQQIRNRTSGPVIIEAITYRAKGHSLADPDELRIKEEKTSWKKRDPILFLSTYMKKYNLVQESYFEQVKKKIQTLLQQAEVDAEQNSKKGENLDICNIIQQNIFAPSNFTPYQSEYQNYKQFDDISNDELKEYYQEVLKEIERKKQNKKIDPNDKFDQKKLPLIID from the coding sequence ATGCTGTTAGTAATATGCTTcgtttttttttggttCATCCCTTATTATTGTTTTAACTACATTTTATGTGTAggtaataaaaatgacatgttttttgtaaaaaataaaaatataatatatccttataatgatataaatagaataagaagaaataaaGGAGGGAACCTAAAGAGAAAGATGGTTGCTGAGAATATTCAATTGAGATATATGAAGAGCgacataaataataataatgtgcataagaataataatattgatcATAGTAATAAGTatgattataatttatatttatcatgtagtaataaaaaaagagaaaaagatgtaataaaaacattatGTGCAATTAAACAGGACAATGtagtaataaaaaatataaatgaaaaagaaaaagaaagagatataaaaaaaaatgatacagataaaataaaatcaaCAAATACTAATgaacataaaaatgaagatactaattttgttttttcatatgataagaaattaaataattattctgaatttaatatatatatggaaaataataatatagaagaatatatatCGGATGTAAATATTAGTACAGAAGAAATTTGTAACTTATATGAAGATATGTATTTAGGAAGACTTTTTGAGAACTTAGTAGCcaaattatattataataaacGAGTTAATGGTTTtgttcatttatataatggTCAAGAAGCTGTAAGTACAGgtattattaaaaatttaaaaaattcaGATTTTGTTACAAGTACTTATAGAGATCATGTTCATGCACTAAGTAAAGGGGTACATgcaaataaaatattaaatgaacTATATGGAAATTATTATGGTAGTACAAATAAAGGGAAAGGGGGCTCTATGCATATTTAttcaaaagaaaataatttcataGGAGGCTTTGGATTTATTGGTGAACAAATACCTATTGCTGTAGGTTTAGCATATAGTAtcttatataaaaatgaatttcAATATAATCTAAAAAATGCTTCATTCACATCTAATACAAATACAAATACAAATAATCATATACAAGACAATATTAATTTGAtacatatgaataattCTCAAAACATAGATGTTGTTGTATGCTTCTTAGGTGATGGTACCACTAATATTGGACAATTTTTTGAATCTTTAAATCTTGCTTCTTCTTACAACTTACCAATCATATTTgttatagaaaataataattggGCTATAGGTATGGAAAGTTCTAGAAGCTCATCTGATGATCTTATGAATAACTATTCCAAAGGAAAAGCTTTTAATATAGATACTTTTAAAGTAGATGGAAATGATGTTCttagtatatataaactagccaaaaaaaaaattcaacAAATTAGAAATAGAACATCAGGACCAGTAATTATAGAAGCTATAACATATCGAGCTAAAGGACATTCTTTAGCAGATCCAGATGAACTTCGTattaaagaagaaaaaacGTCATGGAAAAAAAGAGATCctattttattcttatcaacttatatgaagaaatataatttagTACAAGAATCATATTTCGAACaagttaaaaaaaaaatacaaacATTATTACAACAAGCAGAAGTAGATGCTGAACAAAATTCAAAGAAAGGAGAAAATTTAGACATATGCAATATAATTcaacaaaatatatttgcCCCATCAAATTTTACTCCTTATCAAAGTGAGtatcaaaattataaacAATTTGACGACATTTCTAATGatgaattaaaagaatattatcAAGAAGTACTCAAAGAAAttgaaagaaaaaaacaaaacaaaaagaTTGATCCTAACGACAAGTTTGATCAAAAAAAGTTACCCTTAATAATAgattaa